Proteins co-encoded in one Arachis hypogaea cultivar Tifrunner chromosome 13, arahy.Tifrunner.gnm2.J5K5, whole genome shotgun sequence genomic window:
- the LOC112733306 gene encoding inactive TPR repeat-containing thioredoxin TTL3 isoform X1: MESTPKSKELNPMSSSYYNNASRGGLMENIMRRNNDEFAAQFRSLRNNNGVDPELLKGMGNEAYKQGRFEEALTLYDRAIAIDSNKATYHCNKSAALIALGRLLEAIMECEEAIKLDPSYGRAHNHLATIYFRLGEAEKALTCNQAASDDDSVVAFQAQALKGHLNKCTEARKVKDWKTIIKETQSVISLGANLAPKIYALQTEALLKLLRHQEAHATYADY, translated from the exons ATGGAAAGTACTCCCAAGAGTAAAGAGTTAAACCCCATGTCAAGTTCTTATTATAACAATGCAAGCAGAGGAGGACTAATGGAGAATATAATGAGAAGGAACAATGATGAGTTTGCAGCTCAGTTTCGGAGTCTAAGGAATAATAATGGAGTAGACCCTGAGTTGTTGAAGGGAATGGGAAATGAAGCATACAAGCAGGGAAGGTTTGAAGAGGCTTTGACCTTGTATGACAGAGCAATTGCTATTGACTCCAACAAGGCTACATATCATTGTAATAAGAGTGCAGCTTTGATCGCATTGGGACGGCTTCTTGAAGCGATCATGGAGTGTGAGGAAGCTATCAAGTTAGACCCTTCTTATGGCAGAGCTCACAACCATTTGGCAACAATATATTTCAG GCTTGGAGAAGCAGAAAAGGCACTAACTTGTAATCAAGCAGCTTCAGATGATGATTCGGTTGTTGCTTTTCAAGCTCAGGCTCTTAAAGGCCACCTTAACAAATGCACTGAAGCTAGAAAAGTCAAAGATTGGAAAACTATAATAAAGGAAACACAGTCCGTAATATCATTAGGAGCCAATTTAGCTCCAAAG ATATATGCTTTACAAACTGAAGCCTTATTGAAGCTCCTAAGACATCAAGAGGCACATGCCACTTATGCAGATTATTGA
- the LOC140177724 gene encoding secreted RxLR effector protein 161-like: MEHSKSVPTPIKEKFKLPREDKGRLVNPTSYKSLIGSLRYLIATRPDIVFGVSLLSRFMEEPCTNHLQAATDSSIYQSESCGYTDSDLAEDIETRKCTLGFAFHLGFGAISWSSKKQPVVALSTVKA, translated from the exons atGGAGCACTCAAAATCAGTTCCTACTCCGATCAAAGAGAAGTTCAAGTTGCCAAGAGAAGATAAAGGAAGATTAGTAAATCCCACATCTTACAAAAGCTTGATTGGAAGTTTGAGGTACTTAATTGCAACCAGACCAGATATTGTATTTGGAGTTAGTTTGCTTAGTAGATTTATGGAGGAGCCTTGTACCAACCATTTGCAAGCTGCAACGGATTCTTCGATATATCAAAG TGAATCTTGTGGTTACACTGATAGTGATTTGGCTGAAGATATAGAAACAAGAAAATGTACTTTAGGATTTGCATTTCATCTTGGTTTTGGTGCAATTTCATGGTCATCGAAGAAACAACCAGTAGTAGCACTCTCTACAGTAAAAGCATAA
- the LOC112733306 gene encoding inactive TPR repeat-containing thioredoxin TTL3 isoform X2 — translation MESTPKSKELNPMSSSYYNNASRGGLMENIMRRNNDEFAAQFRSLRNNNGVDPELLKGMGNEAYKQGRFEEALTLYDRAIAIDSNKATYHCNKSAALIALGRLLEAIMECEEAIKLDPSYGRAHNHLATIYFRLGEAEKALTCNQAASDDDSVVAFQAQALKGHLNKCTEARKVKDWKTIIKETQSVISLGANLAPKCHRLEESV, via the exons ATGGAAAGTACTCCCAAGAGTAAAGAGTTAAACCCCATGTCAAGTTCTTATTATAACAATGCAAGCAGAGGAGGACTAATGGAGAATATAATGAGAAGGAACAATGATGAGTTTGCAGCTCAGTTTCGGAGTCTAAGGAATAATAATGGAGTAGACCCTGAGTTGTTGAAGGGAATGGGAAATGAAGCATACAAGCAGGGAAGGTTTGAAGAGGCTTTGACCTTGTATGACAGAGCAATTGCTATTGACTCCAACAAGGCTACATATCATTGTAATAAGAGTGCAGCTTTGATCGCATTGGGACGGCTTCTTGAAGCGATCATGGAGTGTGAGGAAGCTATCAAGTTAGACCCTTCTTATGGCAGAGCTCACAACCATTTGGCAACAATATATTTCAG GCTTGGAGAAGCAGAAAAGGCACTAACTTGTAATCAAGCAGCTTCAGATGATGATTCGGTTGTTGCTTTTCAAGCTCAGGCTCTTAAAGGCCACCTTAACAAATGCACTGAAGCTAGAAAAGTCAAAGATTGGAAAACTATAATAAAGGAAACACAGTCCGTAATATCATTAGGAGCCAATTTAGCTCCAAAG TGTCACCGGCTTGAAGAATCAGTGTGA